The Puniceicoccus vermicola genome has a window encoding:
- a CDS encoding molybdenum cofactor biosynthesis protein MoaE: MLFSLTEKPIRPDLLRSPMLNQEAGGFCVFEGWVRNHHLGRGVTRLDYEAYQALALKVGEKILHEILDQHSLTGIRAEHRIGSLVPGDLAIWVGACAPHRDKAFEACRHAVDEIKAHVPIWKHEFYTDGSDEWVDPTACHCAHSHSSKTTEGA; the protein is encoded by the coding sequence ATGCTCTTTTCACTGACCGAGAAACCGATTCGCCCCGACCTCCTCCGCAGCCCCATGCTCAATCAAGAGGCAGGAGGCTTTTGCGTCTTCGAAGGATGGGTCCGCAACCATCACCTCGGTCGCGGCGTCACCCGGTTGGACTACGAGGCCTACCAAGCCCTCGCGCTAAAGGTCGGAGAGAAGATTCTCCACGAGATTCTCGATCAACATTCACTCACCGGAATCCGGGCAGAACACCGGATCGGCTCTCTCGTCCCGGGCGACCTCGCGATCTGGGTCGGAGCCTGCGCGCCTCACCGGGACAAGGCCTTTGAAGCCTGCCGCCACGCGGTCGACGAGATTAAGGCTCACGTTCCGATCTGGAAGCACGAGTTTTACACCGACGGCAGCGACGAATGGGTCGACCCGACCGCCTGCCACTGCGCCCACTCCCACTCCTCAAAGACCACGGAAGGCGCATGA
- a CDS encoding prepilin-type N-terminal cleavage/methylation domain-containing protein, with protein MSMRKKDAFTLIELLTVIAVIAILAAISFGITSGVYQRQARTKAAAELSALSAALESYRAQYGTYPITNDPGVMLKALANRVKWDGPSSDDTVNISERRPFIEPSKYDIAGTGEFWNDTQTLVDPWGNGYHYEFSTGSSWKRFGFILFSDGPDGTSAAPVDGIMNKDHADNADNIYAGSN; from the coding sequence ATGAGTATGCGTAAAAAGGACGCGTTTACCCTAATTGAGTTACTGACCGTGATCGCAGTGATTGCCATTTTGGCGGCAATTTCATTCGGAATCACCTCAGGTGTTTATCAGCGCCAAGCGCGCACGAAGGCGGCGGCAGAGCTTTCGGCCTTGTCGGCAGCCTTAGAATCTTATCGGGCTCAGTATGGCACCTATCCGATAACGAACGATCCAGGGGTTATGCTTAAGGCTCTGGCCAATCGCGTTAAATGGGATGGGCCTTCCTCGGATGATACCGTCAATATTTCGGAGCGTCGGCCATTCATTGAGCCTTCGAAGTATGATATTGCTGGTACGGGTGAGTTTTGGAATGACACGCAGACTTTGGTGGATCCATGGGGGAACGGTTATCACTATGAGTTTTCAACGGGTAGCTCTTGGAAACGGTTCGGATTCATCTTGTTTTCGGATGGGCCGGATGGGACTTCTGCTGCTCCGGTGGACGGAATTATGAACAAGGACCACGCTGACAACGCCGACAACATTTACGCCGGTTCGAACTAA
- a CDS encoding di-heme oxidoredictase family protein → MKRGYIYLSLGVIAYAGLIGWSGTLKDGIIPLAAQSRGIRHPRIPREAFPNAEGDEVTFADLDPAYFQRECVSCHVSYGRDLAPPELQTRDNEPAPVYYAGGQAGTVFNATSKAFEQPSPAIVDAGLEKEFLAGEVFFEGNFVSNPDAPFGGLGPTYVKSSCISCHPGYGRAKRTDDFSQEYGNGYIAFVHNPDGTIVEGYTFMLQIHSVAPYTPYARDVEITWNEFTDQYGNRYPDGSPYNAGKPTEGSLTYPTADIVDPQIPLPDDYKVSLEATIGIYGTGLLDAISDESILAEYDRQQSMPGPVKGQHGKWIAEPYSGEKRLGKFTWHCTRATLQNGPGYNGLYNTTNVTREDRPHLYATEQWMDRQRELGIDVSDLEGQQPAELSQEDLSDFMIWHRGLAVPAARNLDRPQVIRGRELFGELGCVSCHKPEWRTGKYEPMPAYSHQIIRPYTDLLMHDMGDENKGRYRTYRTPPLWGRGLMKKAANHTDMFHDLRARDFEEAILWHFGEAEFAREQFRNLPAEDRQSLIQFVQSL, encoded by the coding sequence ATGAAACGCGGATACATTTATCTAAGCCTGGGAGTCATCGCTTACGCAGGCCTGATCGGCTGGAGCGGGACATTAAAGGATGGCATCATCCCGCTCGCCGCACAAAGCCGAGGGATCCGACATCCTAGAATTCCCCGTGAAGCCTTTCCGAATGCCGAGGGTGATGAAGTTACCTTTGCCGATCTTGACCCCGCCTACTTTCAACGCGAGTGCGTCTCTTGCCACGTCTCCTACGGGAGAGATCTCGCTCCCCCTGAACTTCAAACACGAGACAACGAACCGGCTCCCGTCTACTATGCAGGGGGCCAGGCTGGAACCGTGTTCAACGCGACCTCGAAAGCCTTTGAACAACCCAGCCCGGCCATCGTTGATGCCGGACTCGAAAAAGAATTCCTCGCTGGAGAAGTCTTTTTTGAAGGCAATTTCGTTTCCAATCCTGACGCTCCATTTGGAGGCCTCGGTCCAACCTACGTCAAATCGTCGTGCATCTCCTGCCACCCAGGCTACGGGAGAGCGAAACGAACCGACGACTTTTCCCAGGAATACGGCAACGGCTACATCGCCTTCGTTCATAATCCCGACGGAACGATTGTCGAAGGCTACACCTTCATGCTCCAGATCCACTCGGTCGCGCCCTACACTCCCTACGCACGCGATGTCGAAATCACTTGGAACGAGTTTACCGACCAATACGGAAACCGCTACCCCGATGGCTCTCCTTACAACGCGGGGAAACCCACCGAGGGATCACTCACATATCCAACCGCCGACATAGTCGATCCCCAAATTCCCCTTCCCGACGACTACAAAGTCTCACTCGAAGCAACGATCGGCATCTACGGAACAGGCCTCCTCGATGCGATCAGCGATGAGTCGATCCTCGCGGAATACGATCGCCAGCAATCAATGCCCGGACCGGTGAAAGGGCAGCACGGCAAGTGGATCGCGGAGCCCTATAGCGGAGAAAAACGACTCGGAAAGTTCACCTGGCACTGCACCCGAGCGACTCTGCAAAACGGCCCCGGCTACAATGGACTCTACAACACCACCAATGTGACGCGGGAAGACCGACCTCATCTCTACGCTACGGAGCAATGGATGGACCGCCAACGCGAACTCGGGATCGACGTTTCCGATCTTGAGGGCCAACAACCTGCGGAACTCTCTCAGGAAGATCTCTCGGACTTTATGATTTGGCACCGGGGGCTAGCCGTTCCGGCAGCCCGCAACCTGGATCGCCCGCAAGTCATTCGGGGACGTGAACTCTTTGGAGAACTCGGATGCGTCAGCTGTCACAAACCCGAATGGAGGACCGGCAAGTACGAGCCCATGCCCGCGTATTCCCACCAGATCATCCGGCCGTACACCGATCTCCTCATGCATGACATGGGAGACGAAAACAAAGGCCGCTACCGCACGTACCGCACCCCTCCACTCTGGGGACGCGGGCTCATGAAGAAAGCCGCCAACCATACCGACATGTTTCACGACCTGCGGGCGCGCGACTTCGAAGAAGCCATCCTCTGGCACTTCGGCGAGGCAGAATTCGCGAGGGAACAATTTCGAAACCTCCCTGCGGAAGATCGTCAAAGTTTAATTCAATTCGTCCAGTCTCTCTAG
- a CDS encoding type II secretion system protein — MKKNKQGFTLIELLTVIAIIGILAGIIIPSVGAVRKSAKKAKTQSMFSQWASAIELFRQDYGYYPLAADGSYDLSTSGNQTKFIQVLEGTETGADRLNKKNVRYYSFPGDAFAIPDDDSSGLVDAFENPSIFMAVDNDQDGVIDAADVDISSDDVRRGVIFYSKANEDLDAPEIKSW, encoded by the coding sequence ATGAAGAAAAATAAACAAGGTTTTACCCTCATTGAGTTGCTCACGGTGATTGCGATCATCGGTATTCTTGCTGGGATCATTATTCCCTCCGTCGGGGCTGTGCGGAAAAGTGCGAAAAAGGCGAAGACGCAATCGATGTTCAGTCAGTGGGCTTCAGCAATTGAGCTTTTTCGCCAAGATTATGGCTACTACCCCCTCGCGGCAGATGGGTCGTACGATTTGAGTACTTCTGGCAACCAAACCAAATTTATCCAAGTGCTGGAGGGGACTGAGACGGGCGCTGACCGGTTGAACAAGAAGAATGTCAGGTACTATTCCTTCCCGGGCGATGCTTTCGCTATTCCTGACGATGATTCTTCTGGATTGGTCGATGCTTTCGAGAATCCTTCGATTTTCATGGCGGTAGACAATGACCAAGATGGAGTGATCGATGCAGCCGATGTGGATATATCGAGCGACGATGTTCGACGTGGAGTCATTTTCTACTCGAAGGCGAATGAAGATTTAGATGCTCCCGAGATTAAGTCTTGGTAG
- the moaA gene encoding GTP 3',8-cyclase MoaA, whose product MSAPLPQESTPPIASVADQRGRLLRDLRLSVIDRCNLRCRYCLPAEVFGEDFRFRNLSELLSFDELTEIASAFLSLGVQKIRLTGGEPLLRPNLPDLIARLRDLDPSLDLALTTNGMRLASMAPDLKKAGLNRVNISLDALDPTVAERMAGRRVHPEHVLEAAEAARSEGLGVKLNTVVQRVWNESEVLPLARMARDRGFPLRFIEFMDVGTQNHWDRKEVVTGAELRDQLTGLSPLKPLPIPFGAVAREYEYTDGRGTVGFIESISAPFCGDCTRARVSAEGELFTCLYSSTGIPLKPFLKSDENFPEKLKSIWRHRNDRYSEIRGQANSPKVHEEMWRLGG is encoded by the coding sequence ATGAGCGCCCCTCTTCCACAGGAATCTACACCGCCAATCGCCAGTGTCGCCGACCAGCGGGGCCGCCTTCTCCGGGACCTCCGCCTCTCAGTCATTGATCGCTGCAATCTGCGCTGCCGCTATTGCCTTCCCGCTGAAGTTTTTGGCGAGGACTTTCGATTCCGCAACCTCTCCGAATTGTTGAGCTTCGACGAACTGACCGAAATCGCCTCAGCCTTTCTCTCCCTCGGAGTGCAGAAGATCCGACTGACCGGAGGGGAGCCTCTCCTTCGCCCCAACCTCCCCGACTTGATTGCCAGACTCCGGGATCTCGACCCTTCCCTCGATCTCGCTCTCACGACCAACGGCATGCGCCTCGCCTCCATGGCTCCAGACCTCAAAAAGGCGGGCCTGAACCGGGTAAACATTAGCCTCGACGCTCTGGATCCTACCGTTGCCGAGCGCATGGCTGGGCGCCGAGTCCATCCCGAACACGTCCTCGAAGCCGCCGAGGCTGCTCGCAGCGAGGGATTGGGCGTCAAACTCAACACCGTCGTCCAACGCGTATGGAACGAATCCGAGGTCCTCCCCCTCGCCCGAATGGCACGGGACAGAGGATTTCCCCTACGCTTCATCGAGTTCATGGATGTCGGCACCCAAAATCACTGGGACCGGAAAGAAGTCGTCACAGGAGCAGAACTACGCGATCAACTCACCGGATTGTCCCCACTCAAACCCCTCCCGATTCCCTTTGGCGCGGTTGCTCGCGAATACGAATACACCGACGGACGAGGAACCGTGGGATTCATCGAGTCCATCAGTGCGCCCTTCTGTGGCGACTGCACCCGCGCCCGTGTCTCAGCCGAAGGCGAGCTCTTTACCTGCCTCTATTCTTCAACCGGCATCCCCCTTAAACCCTTTCTCAAAAGCGACGAAAACTTTCCCGAGAAACTGAAATCGATTTGGCGGCATCGCAATGACCGCTACTCCGAGATTCGCGGCCAAGCCAACTCCCCGAAGGTGCACGAAGAAATGTGGCGTCTCGGCGGCTGA
- a CDS encoding Rid family hydrolase — translation MTNTDNMLASKIPLAGKDSFFSFLSYTGSNFESVSSLQDYIPAQDATVIGPEIYASPNQTKELLLGNGCTEFYGTKNDIEFHQGIQLGIVEGIPATPILLNAENVGIVYEDEEARYALIGNLFPSDISASRGNQTEQILNAIEQALQTIGMSFQDVIRTWFYNDRILEWYDEFNRARDDFFEKHNVFANLVPASTGVGSRNRRNAALMARAFAVQPKTNRVHAKAIASPLQCPALDYRSTFSRAVELNHPNFRQLIISGTASIEPGGKTVHLNDVQHQIALSMEVVQAILHSREMDWSDAVRAVVYLKDFASAPEFERYLREHGIENLPYIMIQSDVCRDDLLFEIELDAAIVH, via the coding sequence ATGACCAACACCGACAACATGCTTGCCAGCAAGATTCCTCTCGCCGGAAAAGATTCCTTTTTCTCCTTTCTGTCTTACACGGGCTCCAACTTCGAAAGCGTCTCGTCTCTGCAAGACTACATCCCCGCTCAGGACGCAACGGTCATCGGCCCCGAAATTTACGCCTCTCCAAATCAAACCAAAGAACTTCTTCTCGGAAACGGATGCACTGAGTTCTATGGAACGAAGAACGACATTGAATTCCACCAGGGCATCCAACTGGGGATTGTGGAAGGGATCCCTGCCACGCCGATTCTTCTCAACGCAGAAAACGTCGGGATCGTCTATGAAGACGAAGAAGCGCGCTATGCTCTTATCGGGAACCTTTTCCCGTCAGACATCTCGGCGAGCCGGGGCAATCAAACCGAACAAATCCTCAATGCAATCGAACAAGCGCTGCAAACGATCGGCATGAGCTTTCAGGACGTCATTCGGACGTGGTTTTACAACGACAGAATTCTCGAATGGTACGACGAGTTCAATCGGGCTCGGGACGACTTCTTCGAAAAGCACAATGTATTCGCGAATTTGGTCCCCGCGAGCACGGGTGTCGGTTCGCGAAACCGCCGCAACGCGGCCCTCATGGCGAGAGCTTTTGCCGTCCAGCCCAAGACCAACCGCGTCCATGCCAAAGCCATCGCCTCCCCTCTTCAATGCCCCGCTCTCGACTATCGCAGCACGTTCAGCCGGGCCGTCGAGCTGAACCACCCCAATTTCCGCCAATTGATCATCTCCGGCACCGCCAGCATCGAGCCGGGAGGAAAAACAGTCCACCTCAACGATGTGCAGCATCAGATCGCTCTCTCCATGGAAGTCGTCCAAGCGATCCTCCACTCGAGAGAGATGGATTGGAGCGATGCGGTTCGGGCAGTCGTTTATCTGAAAGACTTTGCCAGCGCTCCTGAGTTCGAACGCTATCTTCGGGAACATGGCATCGAAAACCTCCCCTACATCATGATTCAATCCGATGTATGCCGAGACGACCTGCTCTTCGAGATCGAACTGGATGCGGCAATCGTTCACTGA
- a CDS encoding SET domain-containing protein — MTSETRSYVVRRSSIHNRGLYARTSIEEGEYIIEYKGEKISKAESERRALSQEARGKKNQSGQVYIFDLNKRFDLDGNKPGNLARFANHSCEPNCEAVNYRGRIWFVALRDIEPGEELTFDYGYALESALDHPCRCGKPSCIGYIVNEADRPKLKKMLRKKKKKKEKKS; from the coding sequence ATGACAAGCGAGACGCGTTCCTACGTGGTGCGCCGTTCTTCGATTCACAACCGCGGACTTTATGCGCGGACGTCGATTGAGGAGGGGGAGTACATTATTGAGTACAAGGGGGAGAAAATCTCTAAAGCGGAATCGGAACGGAGAGCCCTTTCTCAAGAAGCCCGCGGGAAGAAGAACCAGTCCGGTCAGGTCTACATTTTTGACCTGAACAAACGATTTGACCTCGACGGAAATAAGCCGGGAAATCTCGCCCGCTTTGCCAACCATAGTTGTGAGCCGAATTGTGAGGCCGTCAATTATCGGGGGCGGATCTGGTTCGTCGCCCTGCGAGACATCGAGCCAGGGGAGGAGCTGACGTTCGATTATGGATATGCTTTGGAAAGCGCCCTTGATCATCCATGTCGCTGCGGAAAGCCGTCCTGCATTGGGTATATCGTCAACGAAGCGGATCGCCCGAAGTTGAAGAAGATGCTTCGCAAAAAGAAGAAGAAAAAGGAGAAGAAGTCGTGA
- a CDS encoding MoaD/ThiS family protein — protein sequence MSQVTILYFGRLREDAGTHQEEVNTAASTIADLIRERAQTLDFPYKIQSLRFARNEALCPADESIHNGDTIAFMPPMAGG from the coding sequence ATGAGCCAGGTCACCATTCTCTATTTTGGTCGCCTGCGGGAAGATGCGGGGACCCATCAGGAAGAGGTCAACACTGCGGCATCCACGATCGCGGATTTGATTCGGGAACGGGCTCAGACGCTCGATTTTCCCTACAAGATCCAGAGTCTCCGATTTGCCCGCAACGAAGCGCTTTGCCCCGCTGACGAATCCATTCACAACGGCGACACCATCGCCTTTATGCCGCCCATGGCCGGAGGATGA
- a CDS encoding glycosyltransferase, with protein sequence MPPDDNSAGAMARPDSFDVPEKELPVRRVLILTSSTGGGHDMRARALKSWSETEEGRKFGLSVEIHQALEDTHGLYGFGVNLYNRIQQFWPKLHHIYFNFLEHASLHDSAEKIWGRHRFIERVREVQPDLIVSTHAHLNHGFFELAKWALPGRRIKCVTYCGELSGGYGFSRHWVNPKADLFIGAVEETCDAASTFGLHDDRNWLGGFMLDPSFYQEPSTDEERAQYLRDEFDFDADRFVLVLGTGANGANNHIRALNSLYEARVYPQVVALCGRKSETVEEILAWQKEHPLLPVRPIPYYRQMSCLLSAASAVVARSGTGTTSEAILSRCPLIFNGIGGVMPQECITVKFCRKNGIGILLPRTHQLPAIIREWMQEPEKREIVVNSMDRVRPKRHPLDILGKLRSLVE encoded by the coding sequence ATGCCTCCGGATGATAATTCAGCGGGCGCAATGGCGCGACCCGACTCTTTCGACGTTCCTGAAAAGGAATTGCCGGTTCGGCGTGTATTGATCCTCACTTCGAGCACGGGAGGAGGCCATGATATGCGGGCCAGGGCGTTGAAGTCGTGGTCAGAGACGGAGGAAGGTCGCAAGTTTGGGCTGAGTGTTGAAATCCATCAAGCTCTTGAGGATACGCACGGCCTTTATGGGTTCGGAGTGAATCTCTACAATCGGATTCAGCAGTTTTGGCCGAAGCTGCACCACATCTATTTCAATTTTCTTGAGCATGCGAGCCTACACGATTCGGCCGAGAAAATCTGGGGCCGCCATCGGTTTATTGAACGGGTCCGGGAGGTTCAGCCGGACCTGATCGTGAGCACTCATGCGCACCTCAATCACGGGTTCTTTGAGCTCGCGAAATGGGCGCTTCCCGGTCGACGGATCAAGTGCGTGACCTATTGCGGCGAGCTTTCGGGAGGATATGGGTTTAGCCGTCACTGGGTGAATCCGAAGGCGGACCTCTTCATCGGGGCGGTCGAGGAGACTTGCGATGCAGCCTCAACTTTTGGCCTTCACGATGACCGGAACTGGCTCGGGGGCTTCATGCTCGATCCCTCCTTTTACCAAGAACCCTCGACCGATGAGGAGAGAGCACAGTATCTTCGCGACGAATTTGATTTCGACGCCGATCGCTTCGTGTTGGTTCTGGGGACGGGTGCGAATGGTGCCAACAATCACATTCGTGCCCTGAATTCTCTTTATGAAGCGCGGGTCTATCCGCAAGTTGTGGCTCTTTGCGGGCGCAAATCGGAGACGGTGGAGGAAATTCTGGCTTGGCAGAAGGAGCATCCACTCCTTCCAGTGCGGCCGATCCCGTATTACCGTCAGATGAGCTGCCTCTTGTCGGCGGCTTCAGCTGTGGTGGCTCGGTCGGGAACGGGAACGACCAGCGAGGCCATTCTTTCCCGTTGTCCTTTGATCTTCAATGGAATCGGGGGCGTGATGCCCCAAGAATGCATTACGGTAAAATTTTGCCGCAAAAACGGAATCGGGATTTTGCTCCCGCGCACTCACCAGCTACCGGCGATTATCCGCGAATGGATGCAGGAACCCGAAAAGCGGGAGATCGTGGTCAATTCGATGGATCGGGTGAGGCCAAAGCGGCATCCATTGGACATCCTTGGAAAATTAAGGAGCTTGGTCGAATGA
- a CDS encoding imelysin family protein translates to MKYQRILLSFLTATSGAIATAQAESLSSNSVDGVLTHYTEGTVIQTYANMATESLKLNEAVNKLAAKPTDARVEAAADAWRATRANWEQSEAFLFGPASFNDLDPQLDSWPLDQAQLDHVLATIENGQLEVDAGYVRDYLGAALRGFHAVEYLLFRNGQPRAAADFTKAELQYLVAATQVMTEDCITLEAWWTGMDNLAEDKKEVLEEAEIETSGSYGQEFVNAGKAGSRYDSQTEAIQEILQGCIDIADELAGAKIGDPAESQNPQECESWYSWNSLDDFTNNLISIQNAYEGTTGGDSLSDLVAAQDPGLDAGVKAAIATARKSVSAIPAPYRNNLGESEAIDAAVADCLLVSEKLASVQEKLDS, encoded by the coding sequence ATGAAATATCAGAGAATCCTCCTCTCCTTCCTCACTGCGACGTCTGGGGCGATTGCAACTGCTCAAGCGGAGAGCCTCTCCTCCAATTCTGTAGACGGGGTTCTGACCCACTACACCGAGGGAACGGTCATCCAGACCTACGCCAACATGGCGACCGAATCTCTCAAGCTCAATGAGGCGGTGAATAAACTCGCTGCGAAGCCGACCGATGCACGGGTAGAAGCAGCTGCTGATGCTTGGCGTGCTACCCGCGCCAACTGGGAACAAAGCGAAGCCTTTCTCTTCGGGCCCGCGTCTTTCAATGATCTGGATCCCCAGCTCGACTCTTGGCCCCTCGACCAGGCCCAGCTCGACCACGTTCTCGCCACCATTGAGAACGGTCAGCTCGAAGTGGACGCAGGATATGTTCGAGACTACCTCGGCGCCGCCCTCCGCGGTTTTCACGCGGTCGAGTATCTGCTTTTCCGCAACGGACAACCCCGCGCGGCAGCAGACTTCACCAAAGCCGAGCTGCAATATCTGGTCGCCGCGACTCAGGTAATGACCGAGGATTGCATCACGTTAGAAGCTTGGTGGACTGGAATGGACAATCTTGCGGAGGATAAAAAGGAAGTCCTCGAGGAGGCGGAAATCGAGACCAGTGGTTCCTACGGCCAGGAATTCGTCAACGCGGGGAAAGCCGGAAGCCGCTACGACTCCCAGACCGAAGCGATCCAGGAAATCTTGCAGGGCTGCATCGACATCGCAGACGAATTGGCCGGTGCCAAAATCGGAGATCCGGCCGAGTCGCAAAACCCACAGGAATGTGAATCCTGGTATAGCTGGAATTCTCTCGACGACTTCACCAACAACCTGATCAGCATCCAAAATGCCTACGAAGGAACGACCGGTGGCGACTCTCTCTCGGATTTAGTCGCAGCCCAAGACCCTGGTTTGGACGCCGGAGTAAAAGCGGCGATCGCCACCGCCCGGAAGAGCGTCAGCGCCATCCCGGCCCCCTACCGGAACAATCTCGGAGAATCGGAAGCCATCGATGCTGCGGTCGCCGATTGCCTTCTCGTCTCCGAGAAACTCGCGAGCGTTCAGGAAAAACTGGATAGCTGA
- a CDS encoding glycosyltransferase, with translation MDMSIVIPIYNEHETLQTVVDRVRDVQDLPIKEIILVDDCSNDGTRQLLEDGFTDPIFKKLYHSENQGKGAALRTGFREATGDIVAIQDADLEYDPKELPLLIRPIQEGKADAVFGSRFSGAGPHRVVFFWHMLGNRFLTLLSNMFTNINLSDMECCYKIFRKEIISKIQIEEDRFGVEPELTAKAARMGARIFEVGISYYGRTYAEGKKIGWKDGVRALYAIFKYGIFRR, from the coding sequence ATGGATATGTCGATTGTCATCCCCATCTACAATGAGCACGAAACGCTACAAACCGTTGTCGATCGAGTCCGCGATGTCCAAGATCTTCCCATCAAGGAAATCATTCTAGTCGATGATTGTTCGAACGACGGCACGCGACAACTTCTCGAAGACGGTTTTACCGATCCCATCTTCAAGAAGCTCTATCATTCAGAGAACCAGGGAAAAGGAGCCGCTCTCCGTACCGGCTTTCGGGAGGCTACCGGCGATATCGTGGCCATCCAAGACGCGGACTTGGAATACGACCCCAAAGAGCTGCCCCTACTCATAAGACCCATCCAAGAGGGAAAGGCGGACGCCGTTTTCGGCTCCCGCTTCTCCGGTGCCGGTCCGCATCGTGTCGTCTTCTTCTGGCATATGCTCGGAAACCGCTTTCTCACTCTCCTCAGCAACATGTTCACCAACATCAATTTGAGCGACATGGAGTGCTGCTACAAAATTTTTCGCAAAGAGATCATCTCCAAGATCCAGATCGAAGAGGACCGCTTCGGAGTCGAACCTGAGCTCACTGCCAAAGCGGCACGCATGGGGGCCCGGATTTTCGAAGTCGGCATCTCCTACTATGGCCGCACCTATGCCGAAGGAAAAAAAATCGGCTGGAAAGACGGAGTCCGTGCCCTGTACGCAATTTTTAAGTACGGGATTTTCCGCAGATAA
- a CDS encoding extracellular solute-binding protein has product MIRKNLAFLSLPLAAIFANAAEVNIYTARHYPGDDELYEKFEEKTGIEVNVVDGKGDALLERIKAEGDNSPADVFITVDAGRLWAAEQAGIFAPAESEILIESVPAEFRDPDNLWFGITKRARLIFYSKERVDPADLSTYQALTDPEWEDSILIRSSSNVYNQSLLGMIIAEEGEEGAEEWAAGIVENFARKPQSNDTGQLRAVAAGLGDIAIANHYYYVRLMGSDKPEDQEVIEKVGVFFPNQGEGEGGAHVNISGAGMVKGAPHPEEAVQFLEFMVSPEAQEILANGNSEFPVNPDAEVPEVLESFVFVENDTPSSVIGDNNPEAIRIFDRVGWR; this is encoded by the coding sequence ATGATCCGAAAAAACCTAGCGTTCCTCTCATTGCCCTTGGCCGCGATTTTCGCCAACGCCGCCGAAGTCAATATCTATACCGCTCGCCACTATCCCGGTGATGACGAGCTCTACGAGAAATTTGAAGAAAAGACTGGAATCGAGGTCAATGTGGTCGATGGAAAGGGCGACGCCCTCCTCGAACGGATCAAAGCCGAGGGAGACAACTCCCCCGCCGACGTTTTTATCACCGTGGACGCCGGACGCCTCTGGGCTGCCGAGCAGGCCGGTATCTTCGCCCCCGCCGAATCCGAGATCCTCATCGAATCCGTGCCCGCCGAATTCCGCGATCCCGACAATCTCTGGTTTGGAATTACCAAGCGCGCTCGGCTGATTTTCTACTCCAAGGAACGGGTTGATCCGGCAGATCTCTCGACTTATCAAGCCCTCACCGATCCGGAGTGGGAAGACAGCATCCTGATCCGCAGCTCCTCGAACGTCTATAACCAGTCTCTTCTCGGAATGATCATTGCCGAAGAGGGAGAAGAGGGAGCCGAAGAATGGGCCGCTGGTATTGTCGAAAACTTTGCCCGCAAACCACAATCGAACGACACAGGCCAACTCCGCGCCGTCGCCGCCGGCTTGGGAGACATTGCCATTGCCAACCACTACTACTACGTTCGCCTGATGGGCTCCGACAAACCCGAGGATCAGGAAGTGATCGAAAAAGTTGGAGTCTTCTTCCCGAATCAGGGCGAAGGTGAAGGCGGAGCGCATGTTAACATCAGCGGAGCGGGCATGGTCAAAGGTGCCCCCCACCCAGAAGAAGCTGTTCAGTTCCTGGAGTTCATGGTTTCCCCGGAAGCTCAGGAAATCCTCGCGAATGGAAACTCCGAATTCCCTGTCAATCCGGATGCCGAGGTCCCGGAGGTGCTCGAGAGCTTTGTCTTTGTAGAAAACGACACTCCTTCTTCCGTCATCGGCGACAATAATCCGGAAGCGATCCGTATCTTCGACCGCGTCGGCTGGCGCTGA